The Aureimonas mangrovi genome includes a region encoding these proteins:
- the tatC gene encoding twin-arginine translocase subunit TatC, which yields MSASERDEVDASSAPLIEHLIELRRRLIWSLAGFFVAFVLCFAFAKQLFNLLVVPYQIGTAWAGLDSANVELIYTAPQEFFFTQVKIAAFGGFFLAFPLIAIQIYKFVAPGLYREERGAFLPFLIATPVLFLIGAALVYFFFTPMVMWFFLSMQQAGGDGQATIALLPRVSEYLSLIMTLIFAFGLVFQLPVVASLLVRAGIVSADGLAGKRKYAIVIAFIVAAVITPPDPLSQIGLAIPTILLYEVSIITARMIEKKRAERLAVRETPAE from the coding sequence TTGAGTGCATCCGAACGCGACGAGGTCGACGCGTCCTCCGCTCCGCTGATCGAGCATCTGATCGAGCTTCGGCGCCGGCTGATCTGGTCGCTCGCCGGCTTCTTCGTGGCGTTCGTGCTGTGCTTTGCCTTCGCCAAGCAGCTCTTCAACCTGCTCGTCGTGCCCTACCAGATCGGGACGGCGTGGGCCGGGCTCGACTCGGCCAATGTCGAGCTGATCTACACAGCGCCGCAGGAATTCTTCTTCACGCAGGTCAAGATCGCGGCTTTCGGCGGCTTCTTCCTCGCCTTCCCGTTGATCGCCATTCAGATCTACAAGTTCGTGGCGCCCGGTCTCTACCGCGAGGAGCGTGGCGCGTTCCTGCCGTTCCTGATCGCGACACCCGTCCTCTTCCTGATCGGCGCGGCGCTGGTCTATTTCTTCTTCACCCCGATGGTGATGTGGTTCTTCCTGTCGATGCAGCAGGCCGGTGGCGACGGGCAGGCGACGATCGCGCTTCTGCCGCGCGTCTCCGAGTATCTGTCGCTCATCATGACGCTCATCTTCGCCTTCGGACTGGTGTTCCAACTGCCGGTGGTGGCGTCTCTGCTGGTGCGGGCCGGGATCGTCAGCGCCGACGGGCTCGCCGGCAAGCGCAAGTACGCCATCGTCATCGCCTTCATCGTCGCGGCGGTCATCACACCACCCGATCCCCTGTCCCAGATCGGTCTTGCGATCCCCACGATCCTTCTCTACGAGGTCTCCATCATCACGGCCCGGATGATCGAGAAGAAGCGTGCCGAGCGTCTCGCCGTCAGGGAAACGCCGGCCGAATAG
- the tatB gene encoding Sec-independent protein translocase protein TatB, with the protein MFEIGWVELLVIAVVMIVVVGPKDLPGMLRTFGRTTSQLRRMAGDFRRQFDDALREAELDELRKAAADVKKLDPTSDIRKAMNPMKAVGDEIRSSLKAATKAPEPRVPPADAAARPMPVTEGAPSAPDAAVAGQADAAPAPVMEPIGANDETRRESPQEAVR; encoded by the coding sequence ATGTTCGAAATCGGCTGGGTCGAGCTTCTCGTCATCGCCGTCGTGATGATCGTCGTGGTGGGTCCTAAGGATCTGCCGGGGATGCTGCGCACCTTCGGGCGCACGACGAGCCAGCTTCGCCGGATGGCCGGCGACTTCCGTCGACAGTTCGACGATGCGCTGCGCGAGGCGGAGCTCGACGAGCTGCGCAAGGCCGCAGCAGACGTGAAGAAGCTCGATCCGACGAGCGACATCCGCAAGGCCATGAACCCGATGAAGGCGGTGGGTGACGAGATCCGCTCCTCGCTCAAGGCCGCCACGAAGGCGCCGGAGCCACGCGTTCCGCCTGCCGACGCTGCGGCAAGGCCCATGCCGGTGACCGAGGGGGCGCCTTCCGCGCCCGATGCTGCGGTCGCCGGTCAGGCGGACGCTGCGCCGGCGCCCGTCATGGAGCCGATCGGGGCGAATGACGAGACGCGGCGCGAAAGCCCGCAGGAGGCCGTGCGTTGA
- a CDS encoding twin-arginine translocase TatA/TatE family subunit, which produces MGSFSIWHWLIVLAVVLLLFGRGKIPELMGDVAKGIKSFKKGMSEDEAPTATTERRSIDQRDDEIVRDTTAEKSRV; this is translated from the coding sequence ATGGGTAGCTTCAGCATCTGGCACTGGCTCATCGTGCTTGCCGTCGTGCTTCTCTTGTTCGGCCGCGGCAAGATCCCCGAACTGATGGGCGACGTCGCCAAGGGCATCAAGAGCTTCAAGAAGGGCATGAGCGAGGACGAGGCTCCGACGGCCACGACCGAGCGTCGCTCGATCGACCAGCGTGACGACGAGATCGTCCGCGACACGACCGCTGAGAAGTCGCGCGTCTGA